A region from the Microbacterium lacus genome encodes:
- a CDS encoding transglutaminase family protein, giving the protein MRYRVSHRTTYTYDDDVSSSFGIAHCRPRELPWQQVAFRTVTIDPAPGDLSDDVDCYGNVVSYFHVTEPHLQLTIDALSEVTVEPTAYDADALAEPWERARPILHPEIRGAWSAAEFALESPKARHVDAARAYGAASLTPGRPIGEAVTDLMHRIKTDFHYDKTATTVTSTVADVFDKRAGVCQDFAHLALACLRSHGVAARYVSGYLATTPPPGKPRMVGADASHAWVAAWLPGSDQWLAFDPTNDQWTADRHVTVAWGRDYGDVPPVKGVIFTEAKKSTLRVAVDVAPLTELAQS; this is encoded by the coding sequence ATGAGATACCGCGTGTCGCACCGCACGACGTACACGTACGACGACGACGTCTCCAGCAGCTTCGGAATCGCGCACTGCCGGCCGCGCGAATTGCCGTGGCAGCAGGTGGCCTTCCGGACGGTCACGATCGATCCGGCGCCCGGCGACCTCAGCGACGACGTGGATTGCTACGGCAACGTCGTGTCGTACTTCCACGTCACCGAGCCGCACCTGCAGCTCACGATCGACGCGCTGAGCGAAGTGACGGTCGAACCCACTGCCTACGATGCCGACGCGCTCGCCGAACCGTGGGAGCGGGCGCGCCCGATCCTGCACCCGGAGATCCGCGGCGCGTGGTCGGCGGCCGAATTCGCTCTGGAATCACCGAAGGCCCGGCACGTGGACGCCGCCCGCGCGTACGGCGCGGCATCCCTCACGCCGGGGCGCCCGATCGGCGAGGCCGTGACCGATCTTATGCACCGGATCAAGACCGATTTCCACTACGACAAGACCGCCACGACGGTCACGAGCACTGTCGCCGACGTGTTCGACAAGCGGGCGGGTGTCTGCCAGGACTTCGCCCACCTCGCCCTCGCGTGCCTGCGCAGCCACGGCGTCGCCGCTCGCTACGTCAGCGGGTACCTCGCGACGACACCGCCCCCGGGGAAGCCCCGCATGGTCGGCGCCGACGCGTCGCACGCGTGGGTGGCCGCGTGGCTGCCTGGTTCGGACCAGTGGCTCGCGTTCGATCCGACCAACGACCAGTGGACGGCCGACCGGCACGTGACGGTCGCGTGGGGCCGGGACTACGGCGATGTGCCGCCGGTGAAGGGCGTGATCTTCACCGAGGCGAAGAAGTCCACACTCCGCGTCGCGGTGGATGTCGCCCCGCTCACCGAGCTCGCGCAGAGCTGA
- a CDS encoding zinc-binding metallopeptidase family protein: protein MCSSPLFFENSLCVTCRTGLGYSRDERQIVPVDLQGRYVDATGLIWHVCRNLDLSGCTWLAPLEGGQCFSCALTRTRPNDADAAGIANFPVAERAKRYLIAELDDLGFPVIGKDAATGGDPVDGLCFDLLSSTDRNVVIGHDEGVITIDLAESDPAYRERVRGELDEPYRTMLGHFRHEVGHYFEWQLVEKAADAGLLARARELFGDETVDYQEQIDRHYADGPPAGWEERYLTMYATMHPYEDFAETWAHYLHICDTLDTAVHYGLISDERGSRSFRELVTEVWVPLSTALNAINRSMGKDDLYPFVIPAPVLDKLEFVASLRP from the coding sequence GTGTGCAGCAGTCCCCTCTTCTTCGAGAACTCCCTCTGCGTGACCTGCCGGACGGGCCTCGGGTATTCGCGTGACGAGCGGCAGATCGTCCCGGTCGACCTGCAGGGCCGCTACGTCGACGCGACCGGGCTCATCTGGCACGTCTGCCGCAACCTCGACCTGTCGGGATGCACGTGGCTCGCGCCGCTCGAGGGCGGCCAGTGCTTCAGCTGCGCGCTCACGCGAACGCGCCCGAACGACGCGGATGCCGCGGGCATCGCGAACTTCCCGGTCGCCGAGCGGGCGAAGCGCTACCTGATCGCGGAGCTCGATGACCTGGGCTTCCCCGTCATCGGCAAGGATGCCGCCACCGGCGGCGATCCCGTCGACGGGCTGTGCTTCGACCTGCTCTCCAGCACCGACCGCAACGTCGTGATCGGGCATGACGAGGGGGTCATCACGATCGACCTCGCCGAGAGCGATCCCGCGTACCGCGAGCGCGTCCGCGGCGAGCTCGACGAGCCGTACCGGACGATGCTCGGCCACTTCCGGCACGAGGTCGGGCACTACTTCGAGTGGCAGCTCGTGGAGAAGGCGGCGGATGCCGGGCTCCTGGCGCGCGCACGTGAGCTGTTCGGCGACGAGACCGTGGACTACCAGGAGCAGATCGATCGGCACTACGCTGACGGCCCGCCCGCGGGATGGGAGGAGCGATACCTCACGATGTACGCGACGATGCACCCGTACGAGGACTTCGCCGAGACCTGGGCGCACTACCTGCACATCTGCGACACGCTCGACACGGCGGTGCACTACGGACTGATCAGCGACGAGCGCGGCTCCCGGTCGTTTCGAGAGCTGGTCACGGAGGTGTGGGTGCCGCTGTCGACCGCGCTCAACGCGATCAACCGTTCGATGGGCAAGGACGATCTCTATCCGTTCGTGATCCCGGCTCCGGTCCTGGACAAGCTCGAGTTCGTCGCGTCGCTCAGGCCGTAG
- a CDS encoding response regulator transcription factor — translation MRILICEDSVLLREGLVRVLEDSGHEVVAALADARTLEETVEQTMPELCLLDVRLPPTFTDEGIRAALRLRARHPDLPLLVLSQYVEERYASELITAHGGAIGYLLKDRVADVSDFLEAVARIRDGATVLDPEVVAQLLSRRPRDERMQRLTPREASTLALIAEGRSNQAIAATLFVSEASVEKYITAIFQKLELEPDESGNRRVLAALVHLEHGGPQPQTGAGS, via the coding sequence GTGCGCATCCTGATCTGCGAGGACTCCGTCCTGCTGCGCGAAGGGCTCGTCCGCGTCCTGGAGGACTCCGGCCACGAGGTGGTCGCCGCCCTGGCGGACGCGCGGACCCTCGAGGAGACCGTCGAGCAGACGATGCCCGAGCTCTGCCTCCTCGACGTGCGGCTTCCGCCCACCTTCACCGACGAGGGCATCCGGGCCGCGCTGAGACTGCGGGCCCGGCATCCCGATCTCCCCCTCCTCGTGCTCTCGCAGTACGTCGAGGAGCGCTATGCGAGCGAGCTCATCACCGCCCACGGCGGAGCGATCGGCTACCTGCTGAAGGACCGGGTCGCGGACGTGTCGGACTTCCTCGAGGCGGTCGCCCGCATCAGGGACGGTGCAACGGTCCTGGATCCCGAAGTGGTCGCGCAGCTGCTCAGCCGCCGACCCCGCGACGAGCGGATGCAGCGCCTTACGCCGCGCGAGGCGTCGACGCTCGCACTCATCGCCGAGGGTCGGTCGAACCAGGCGATCGCGGCAACCCTCTTCGTCTCCGAGGCGAGCGTGGAGAAGTACATCACCGCGATCTTCCAGAAGCTCGAACTCGAGCCGGACGAGTCCGGCAACCGGCGGGTGCTGGCAGCGCTCGTCCACCTCGAACACGGCGGCCCGCAGCCGCAGACAGGAGCAGGATCATGA
- a CDS encoding GAP family protein has protein sequence MLDVIGDLIPFGIGVALSPFPIIAVLLLLTAPVGLGGSSLFLLGRAAGFALLTAVFAVVSDLIDQAAGSSLPAAVLRLALGVVLVGVGIRKFVRRPRADAAPKLPGWMQSIERTGRGGALRLGFVLTVVNPKEIAFAAGAGLTIGGAFLPIGQAIGAGALFVVLACLSVAVPVTLVAVAGDRVTPVLQTAKNWLIANNAIVMALVLIVIGAMLIGSGVSGLSG, from the coding sequence GTGCTCGACGTGATCGGCGACCTCATTCCGTTCGGGATCGGCGTCGCGCTCAGTCCGTTCCCGATCATCGCCGTCCTGCTGCTGCTCACCGCCCCGGTGGGGCTCGGCGGGAGCAGCCTCTTCCTCCTCGGCCGCGCGGCGGGCTTCGCGCTGCTCACCGCGGTCTTCGCCGTCGTGTCGGACCTGATCGATCAGGCCGCGGGATCCTCTCTTCCGGCAGCTGTGCTGCGGCTCGCCCTCGGCGTCGTGCTCGTGGGGGTCGGCATCCGCAAGTTCGTCCGGCGGCCGCGGGCGGATGCCGCACCGAAGCTGCCGGGCTGGATGCAGTCGATCGAGCGCACCGGCAGGGGCGGTGCACTCCGGCTCGGGTTCGTGCTGACGGTCGTGAATCCGAAGGAGATCGCGTTCGCCGCGGGAGCCGGGCTCACGATCGGCGGGGCGTTCCTGCCGATCGGTCAGGCGATCGGCGCGGGCGCGCTCTTCGTCGTGCTCGCCTGCCTGAGCGTGGCGGTCCCGGTGACCCTGGTGGCGGTCGCCGGCGACCGGGTCACGCCGGTCCTGCAGACCGCGAAGAACTGGCTCATCGCGAACAACGCGATCGTGATGGCTCTCGTGCTGATCGTGATCGGCGCGATGCTCATCGGGAGCGGCGTGTCGGGGCTGTCCGGCTGA
- a CDS encoding aldo/keto reductase: MLSIPTVTLNDGVAFPELGLGTYKLQGPEGVAAIVAAIDSGYRLLDTAVNYENEGEVGEAVRTAGVDRAELLITTKIPGRHHGRAEALESTKASLALLGLDRIDLSLIHWPNPSVGKYLDTWRGMIDAREQGLVRSIGVSNFTAAMLTELIDETGVTPAVNQVELHPYFPQAELRAFHAVHGIRTESWSPLARRSELLQEQVLQEIAGTHDVTPTQVVLRWHTQLGSTPIPKSADADRQRENADVFGFRLTDDEVSAISALERGRLWDGDPDTHEEM; the protein is encoded by the coding sequence ATGCTGAGCATCCCCACCGTGACCCTGAACGACGGCGTGGCCTTCCCCGAGCTGGGACTGGGCACCTACAAGCTGCAGGGCCCGGAGGGAGTGGCCGCGATCGTCGCGGCCATCGACAGCGGCTACCGACTGTTGGACACCGCGGTCAACTACGAGAACGAGGGCGAAGTCGGCGAGGCGGTCCGCACCGCCGGCGTGGACCGCGCCGAGCTGCTGATCACGACCAAGATCCCCGGTCGTCATCACGGACGCGCGGAGGCGCTGGAGAGCACCAAGGCCTCGCTCGCGCTGCTGGGTCTCGACCGGATCGACCTCTCGCTCATCCACTGGCCCAACCCCAGCGTGGGCAAGTACCTGGACACCTGGCGCGGGATGATCGACGCCCGGGAGCAGGGGCTGGTGCGCTCGATCGGCGTGTCCAACTTCACGGCCGCGATGCTGACCGAGCTCATCGACGAGACCGGCGTCACGCCCGCGGTCAATCAGGTGGAGCTGCACCCCTACTTCCCCCAGGCGGAGCTCCGTGCCTTCCACGCCGTGCACGGCATCCGCACCGAGAGCTGGAGTCCGCTGGCGCGTCGATCCGAGCTGCTGCAGGAACAGGTGCTGCAGGAGATCGCCGGCACCCACGATGTGACCCCCACTCAGGTCGTGCTGCGCTGGCACACGCAGCTGGGGAGCACGCCGATCCCGAAGTCAGCCGATGCCGACCGTCAGCGCGAGAACGCCGATGTCTTCGGCTTCCGCCTGACCGATGACGAGGTGTCGGCGATCTCCGCGCTCGAGCGCGGTCGGCTGTGGGACGGGGATCCCGATACCCACGAGGAGATGTGA
- a CDS encoding sensor histidine kinase, with translation MTSSTLAPSAAPVVPPPSRSPLRDPLRIAGAIAQLAALGVVGPVVFTVLATLLGVGLGLVPVLGIGLVFLLGFVYALYGVAWLETARVDGLYALGLPGLAPRRRTTPGFGGFLRVVWRQFIDPSMWRAIASAAIGTVLGLIVLPLVSVFASAIVLVFAPLFARSGAVTLAGTGIEVPVSWAVVTGILVALVAVAAIIGLAVLHAVLARAIVVPTREAQLVEQARTSDVRREGAIRASEVERTRIERDLHDGVQPRLVSVGMTLGLAQQKIDDDPEAAKALLAEAHTSTKAAITELRQLARGIHASVLDDRGLDAALSALAGRSPIPVQLDVRIDRRCDSNAEAAVYFCIAESLTNAAKHSRATGCRVLVRQRPDGSLWARVEDDGIGGAQVTPGGGLDGIMNRVLAAGGTARLDSPQGGPTSLEVSVPCAS, from the coding sequence ATGACCTCCTCCACCCTCGCTCCGAGCGCCGCTCCCGTCGTCCCGCCGCCGTCACGATCGCCGCTGCGCGACCCGCTGCGGATCGCCGGAGCCATCGCCCAGCTCGCCGCCCTCGGCGTCGTGGGGCCCGTCGTCTTCACGGTCCTCGCCACGCTGCTCGGGGTCGGGCTCGGACTCGTCCCCGTCCTCGGCATCGGCCTGGTCTTCCTCCTCGGCTTCGTCTACGCGCTGTACGGCGTGGCGTGGTTGGAGACGGCACGCGTGGACGGGCTGTATGCGCTGGGCCTGCCGGGCCTCGCGCCGCGTCGGCGGACCACGCCGGGCTTCGGCGGCTTCCTCCGTGTCGTCTGGCGGCAGTTCATCGACCCGTCGATGTGGCGCGCGATCGCGAGTGCCGCGATCGGGACGGTCCTGGGTCTGATCGTCCTGCCGCTCGTGTCGGTCTTCGCGTCGGCGATCGTGCTCGTCTTCGCTCCGCTCTTCGCCCGCAGCGGCGCCGTCACCCTCGCCGGCACCGGCATCGAGGTGCCTGTCTCGTGGGCGGTCGTCACCGGGATCCTGGTCGCGCTCGTCGCGGTGGCCGCGATCATCGGTCTCGCCGTGCTCCACGCCGTCCTCGCCCGCGCGATCGTGGTGCCCACCCGTGAGGCCCAGCTCGTCGAGCAGGCGCGCACATCCGACGTCCGCCGCGAGGGGGCGATCCGGGCCTCCGAGGTCGAGCGCACCCGCATCGAACGAGACCTCCACGACGGGGTGCAGCCCCGGCTCGTGTCGGTCGGGATGACGCTGGGTCTCGCGCAGCAGAAGATCGACGACGACCCCGAGGCGGCGAAAGCGCTGCTCGCGGAGGCGCACACCTCGACGAAGGCCGCCATCACCGAGCTCCGGCAGCTCGCGCGCGGCATCCACGCGTCGGTGCTCGATGATCGGGGGCTGGATGCCGCCCTCTCGGCTCTCGCCGGGCGCTCGCCCATCCCCGTCCAGCTCGACGTCCGCATCGATCGGCGCTGCGACAGCAACGCCGAGGCCGCCGTCTACTTCTGCATCGCCGAATCGCTCACGAACGCCGCGAAGCACTCACGCGCAACGGGCTGCCGCGTGCTGGTCCGTCAGCGCCCGGACGGGAGCCTGTGGGCGCGCGTCGAGGACGACGGGATCGGCGGCGCGCAGGTGACGCCCGGTGGCGGCCTGGACGGCATCATGAACCGCGTCCTCGCCGCGGGCGGCACGGCACGGCTGGACAGCCCCCAGGGTGGTCCCACGTCTCTGGAGGTGAGCGTCCCGTGCGCATCCTGA
- a CDS encoding GlsB/YeaQ/YmgE family stress response membrane protein: protein MGFLAFLILGLLAGAIAKLILPGKQGGGWLITLLLGVVGALLGGWLGSVLFGAPLQDFFSLQTWLLAIGGSIIVLLIYGLIVGRRKRA from the coding sequence ATGGGTTTCCTCGCATTCCTCATCCTCGGCCTGCTGGCCGGCGCCATCGCCAAGCTGATCCTCCCCGGTAAGCAGGGCGGCGGCTGGCTCATCACCCTGCTCCTCGGCGTCGTGGGCGCCCTGCTCGGCGGGTGGCTCGGCAGCGTCCTCTTCGGCGCGCCGCTGCAGGACTTCTTCTCGCTGCAGACCTGGCTCCTGGCCATCGGCGGTTCGATCATCGTCCTGCTGATCTACGGCCTCATCGTCGGTCGCCGCAAGCGCGCCTGA
- a CDS encoding circularly permuted type 2 ATP-grasp protein: MSLLRDYAAAISQPTLPLAGTGARFDEVVGPDGGLRSAWKGMAAVAVELTGIEIGRIDDEIATLLADDGATYGNPEQGTQPWQLDPMPLVLDAATWARLEVGLAQRAELLNALLADLYGEQRLLSEGIIPSAVVFGHSGYTRPIVRRRGHDPQPLILASTDLGRDAAGEWRVLTDRVQAPSGLGYAMENRRILSRVLPDLYEEAGLHRMEPYFSAVRSALLQAAPAEIADPRVVVLSPGTHSETAYDQAFIANILGFPLVQGEDLVVHDGWVWIKPAGFPQHAPHERVDVILRRVDAEWCDPLELRAGSRLGVAGLTEAVRRGRVRLVNGLGAGVLENPGLIPFMPAVCERLLGEQLRLPAVPTQWCGDDEGLAAVLASLDQRPATEARALIIREIDGRAADLSGLDPAELRARILAAPHRFVGQERLPLSQAPAWGSVGRTSGRAGPHPLVLRSFTVRDGAIYRPLVGGLATLVDDRAAAPSTKDVWVLKNAPTDPDQGIVEVAPVPLTRAVPVLSPRAVEDMFWSGRYTERAEDLVRLVITASAYAEQLDFSSSTQGGAAVRALIGVLQRLCGTRYGDPDLEQRSLLLDADRPGSAAHSLQRLRDALEGVRDQLSVDTWRAFGSTDRAMRALRSSRRTQIAESASRMLGGILSLQGVTANMIRDDGWHAIEAGRYLERALQVCTLLASTTTASHGIGVDRAVLGGVLMAAESSVTHRRRYRGVLRTADVLELLLLDTGNPRSVAFALDRLRFHLAALAASTGSTRPERLLEHLEDALEAVDLPALTVPVDGRRPRLDEFLAETRAQLHRLGDAIVHLHFAAGPEPQPLSSLSLIEVSGADA; the protein is encoded by the coding sequence GTGAGTCTGCTGCGCGACTACGCCGCCGCGATCTCGCAGCCCACGCTGCCGCTCGCGGGCACCGGCGCGCGCTTCGACGAGGTCGTCGGACCCGACGGCGGGCTGCGGTCGGCATGGAAAGGCATGGCCGCGGTCGCGGTCGAGCTCACCGGGATCGAGATCGGCCGGATCGACGACGAGATCGCGACCCTTCTCGCCGATGACGGCGCGACGTACGGCAACCCCGAGCAGGGGACCCAGCCCTGGCAGCTGGACCCGATGCCGCTCGTCCTGGATGCCGCGACCTGGGCGCGGCTCGAGGTGGGTCTCGCGCAGCGCGCGGAGCTGCTGAACGCGCTGCTCGCGGACCTGTACGGCGAGCAGCGGCTCCTCTCGGAGGGCATCATCCCGTCGGCCGTCGTGTTCGGGCACTCCGGCTACACGCGGCCGATCGTCCGCCGCCGCGGGCACGACCCCCAGCCGCTCATCCTCGCCAGCACCGACCTCGGCCGCGACGCGGCGGGCGAGTGGCGGGTACTCACCGACCGCGTGCAGGCGCCCTCCGGGCTCGGCTACGCGATGGAGAACCGGCGGATCCTCTCGCGCGTGCTGCCCGACCTCTACGAAGAGGCGGGTCTGCATCGCATGGAGCCGTACTTCTCGGCCGTCCGCTCGGCGCTCCTCCAGGCGGCCCCCGCCGAGATCGCCGACCCGCGCGTGGTCGTCCTCTCGCCGGGAACGCACTCCGAGACCGCGTACGACCAGGCCTTCATCGCGAACATCCTCGGCTTCCCGCTCGTGCAGGGCGAAGACCTCGTCGTGCACGACGGCTGGGTGTGGATCAAGCCCGCCGGCTTCCCGCAGCATGCGCCGCATGAGCGCGTGGACGTGATCCTGCGGCGCGTGGATGCCGAGTGGTGCGATCCGCTCGAGCTGCGCGCCGGATCCCGGCTGGGCGTCGCCGGTCTCACCGAGGCCGTGCGCCGGGGCCGGGTGCGCCTCGTGAACGGCCTCGGTGCCGGCGTGCTGGAGAATCCGGGACTCATCCCCTTCATGCCCGCCGTCTGCGAGCGTCTTCTCGGCGAACAGCTGCGCCTGCCGGCGGTGCCGACGCAGTGGTGCGGCGACGACGAGGGGCTCGCCGCCGTCCTCGCCTCGCTCGATCAGCGGCCTGCGACGGAAGCCCGGGCGCTCATCATCCGCGAGATCGACGGTCGCGCCGCTGATCTGTCGGGTCTGGATCCCGCGGAGCTGCGCGCGCGGATCCTCGCGGCGCCGCACCGCTTCGTGGGACAGGAGCGCCTCCCGCTCTCGCAGGCGCCAGCGTGGGGGAGCGTGGGTCGCACGTCGGGCCGGGCGGGGCCGCATCCGCTCGTCCTGCGCTCGTTCACGGTCCGCGACGGCGCGATCTACCGCCCGCTGGTCGGCGGACTCGCCACGCTCGTCGACGACCGCGCCGCCGCGCCCAGCACGAAGGACGTCTGGGTGCTCAAGAACGCCCCGACCGATCCCGACCAGGGCATCGTCGAGGTCGCTCCCGTGCCGCTCACTCGAGCGGTGCCGGTGCTGTCCCCGCGCGCGGTGGAGGACATGTTCTGGTCGGGCCGGTACACCGAGCGCGCCGAAGACCTCGTCCGGCTCGTGATCACGGCGAGCGCGTACGCCGAGCAGCTCGACTTCAGCTCGAGCACGCAGGGCGGGGCGGCCGTCCGGGCGCTCATCGGCGTCCTGCAGCGGCTGTGCGGGACGCGCTACGGCGACCCGGATCTCGAGCAGCGCTCGCTGCTGCTGGACGCCGATCGCCCCGGCTCCGCCGCCCACTCGCTCCAGCGCCTGCGCGACGCGCTCGAGGGCGTCCGCGATCAGCTCTCCGTCGACACCTGGCGCGCTTTCGGCAGCACCGACCGGGCGATGCGGGCGCTGCGCTCGTCGCGCCGGACGCAGATCGCCGAATCGGCCAGTCGCATGCTGGGCGGCATCCTGTCGCTGCAGGGCGTGACGGCCAACATGATCCGCGACGACGGCTGGCACGCGATCGAGGCGGGCCGCTACCTCGAGCGGGCGCTGCAGGTGTGCACGCTGCTGGCGTCGACGACGACCGCCTCGCACGGGATCGGCGTGGACCGCGCGGTGCTCGGCGGCGTGCTGATGGCCGCGGAGAGCTCCGTGACGCACCGTCGCCGCTACCGAGGCGTCCTGCGCACCGCCGACGTGCTCGAACTGCTGCTGCTGGACACCGGCAACCCCCGGTCGGTGGCGTTCGCGCTGGATCGGCTGCGCTTCCATCTCGCTGCCCTCGCCGCCTCGACCGGCTCGACGCGCCCCGAGCGGCTGCTCGAGCACCTCGAGGACGCGCTCGAGGCGGTCGACCTGCCGGCGCTCACCGTCCCGGTCGACGGCCGCCGTCCGCGTCTGGACGAGTTCCTCGCCGAGACCCGCGCCCAGCTGCATCGCCTGGGCGATGCGATCGTGCATCTGCACTTCGCCGCCGGCCCTGAGCCGCAGCCGCTGTCGTCGCTGAGCCTGATCGAAGTGAGCGGAGCCGACGCATGA
- a CDS encoding DUF4097 family beta strand repeat-containing protein: MTIAPPPAAPAAPTPPPTRGSSRVVAILAIALGAAVILGALGSAVFSTVAAASVRTESRSVDVGGVSELDVSVDAASLRLEFADVSEATLQVTSGLGAGSWTLRTDGDTLRVASPQRFGPGWWVFGGEVRAILTLPQDLAGDDLDATLELAAGDLTVDGRFGDLGIDVGAGRLSVDGSATTLTAELSAGGADIDLADVTEAGFSVSAGTIDARLTGTAPRTVTVDVSAGGLDLELPDGAYDVRSDVSAGEFDNGLQTQAGARNTVDVTVSAGTVTIDSAR; this comes from the coding sequence ATGACCATCGCACCCCCTCCCGCGGCTCCCGCGGCCCCGACGCCGCCGCCGACCCGGGGTTCCTCCCGCGTCGTGGCGATCCTCGCGATCGCGCTCGGCGCGGCCGTGATCCTCGGGGCGCTCGGCTCGGCGGTGTTCTCCACCGTCGCCGCCGCGAGCGTCCGCACCGAGAGCCGCAGCGTCGATGTCGGGGGAGTGAGCGAACTCGATGTCAGTGTGGATGCCGCCTCGCTCCGCCTCGAGTTCGCCGACGTGTCCGAGGCGACGCTTCAGGTGACCAGCGGTCTGGGGGCGGGCTCGTGGACGCTTCGCACCGACGGCGACACCCTGCGGGTCGCCTCGCCCCAGCGCTTCGGTCCAGGCTGGTGGGTCTTCGGCGGTGAGGTGCGGGCGATCCTCACGCTGCCGCAGGACCTCGCCGGCGACGACCTCGACGCCACGCTGGAGCTCGCCGCCGGCGATCTCACGGTCGATGGGCGGTTCGGCGACCTCGGCATCGACGTCGGCGCGGGCCGGCTCTCGGTGGACGGATCGGCCACGACGCTCACCGCCGAGCTGAGCGCGGGCGGGGCGGACATCGACCTCGCGGACGTGACCGAGGCCGGCTTCTCGGTGAGCGCGGGCACGATCGATGCACGCCTGACCGGCACCGCGCCGCGCACCGTGACGGTGGACGTGAGCGCAGGTGGCCTGGATCTCGAGCTCCCGGACGGCGCCTACGACGTGCGCTCGGACGTGTCGGCCGGCGAGTTCGACAACGGGCTGCAGACGCAGGCCGGTGCCCGCAACACGGTCGACGTCACGGTCTCGGCCGGGACGGTCACGATCGACAGCGCCCGCTGA